The stretch of DNA GAGGCCGGCCGCGCCCCCTGACGCGGGCAGGCCGGCGGCCGCTGCCCCGCCGATGCCCGCTGCGCCGATGCCCGCCGCACCCCCTGACGAGGGCAGGCCGGCATCCCTTTCGTCCCCGCGGGGGGCCTCCGGCGAGATTGCCTGGGCCGGGGGTGCGGGCGGGGAGTCGTACATCGTGCAGCCGGGCGACACACTCTACCACCTCGCCCGCGTGCACGGCACGACGGTGGGGGCGCTCCAGGCGGCCAACGGCCTCGGCTCCACGGCGCTCATCACCGGCCAGGTCCTCCGCTTTCCCGCACCCGGCCCGGGGACGGCGCTCCCCGCGATCCCCCAGTCCGGTGAGAACGCCGTCCGGGGCCTCCCGGTGCCCGGCCCATGGGCGCCTGCCGCCGGGCGCGACCGCCTCAACGGGGCGACACGCCGCGCAGACCTCGCCGCGCGTATCACGGCCTCGGCCCTGCGGTACATCGGCACGCCGTACGTGTGGGGCGGTACCAGCGCCTCGGGCGTCGATTGCTCGGGCCTGGTGGTGCTGGTGTACTCGCCGTACGTGCCCGATCTGCCCCGCCGGTCCTACGATCAGTGGGCGGCCGGCGCGGCGGTCGATGTCGCCGATCTTGCGCCGGGCGATCTCGTCTTCTTCAACACGGACGGTACCGGCGCATCGCACGTCGGCATCTACATCGGCGACGGCCGGTTCGTGCACCCGGCCGCCGGCGCTCAGCGCGTCACCGTCGATCGCCTCGACGCCCCGTACTACGCCGCGCACTATCTGGGGGCGCGGCGCGTCTTATAGCGCGATCCGCCGCGCCTCTTCTGCGGCCGGCCGCAAGGGGCGGGCCGGCCGGCCCCGAAGCGTCCTACAGCATGGGTCTGCGTGGACGGGACTTCACCGGCATTCTGGACCTCAGCGCGGACGAAATCCGTACGCTGATCGAGGCGTCCGTGGACCTGAAGGTCCGCGCGCGGGCGGGAGACCGCCCGCCGCTGCTCGCCGGCAAGGTGCTGGCCCTCGTCTTCGAAAAGCCGTCGCTGCGCACCCACGTCACGTTCGCGACCGGGATGCTGCAGCTCGGCGGGCACGCCGTCTACCTCGGTCCCCGGGACATCGAGATGGGCAGCCGTGAGTCACCCTCCGACGTCGCCGCGAACCTCGAGCGGTGGGTGGACGGGATCGCCGCCCGGACCTTCGCGCACGAGACCATTCTGGAATTGGCCCGCGGCGCGCGCGTGCCGGTCATCAACGCGCTCTCGGACTTCGAGCACCCCTGCCAGACGCTCGCGACGCTGCTCACGGTGCGCGAGCGCTGGGGGCGCCTCAGCGACGTCCGGATCACCTGGGTGGGGGACGGCAACAACGTCCTGCGCTCGCTCGCGTTCGCCGTGGGGAAATTGGGGCTGTCGCTGACGATCGCGAGCCCGCAGCCCTACGGGCTCGATCCGGACAGCCTCGCGCGGGCCCGGGCCGATGCCGCGCGGACCCATGCCACCATCGACGTGACGGACGATCCCGGCAAGGCCGTCGCGGCGGCCGACCTCATCCTCACGGACGTTTGGACGAGCATGGGCCAGGAGCAGGAAGCCGTCGCCCGCCGGCGGGCGTTCGCGCCGTTTCAGGTCAACCCGGCGCTGCTCGCCGCATCCCCGCCCGGGGCGGTCGTGTCGCACTGCCTGCCCGCGCACCGCGGCGAGGAGATCACGGACGAGGTGATGGACGGGCCGCGGTGCGTGGCGTTCGACGAGGCGGAGAACCGGCTTCATTCGCAGAAGGCCCTTCTCGCAGCGATCCTGTAAAGGCACCCGGTCCGCCGGGTGCGCTTGCCCGAGGTGACGGCGTGGCGTGGCCGTTCCCGTTTAGGATCTGGGATCTCGTCGACATCCTCGTCGTCGCGTTTGTCGTCTATCAGATCCTCATGCTCATCCGCGGAACGCGGGCGGTCCAGCTGGTCACGGGCCTGGGGCTGCTCTTTCTGGCCTACGTCGTCAGCCGGTGGCTCGGCCTCTACACCCTGCAGTGGCTGTTGAGTTACGTCGGCCTGGTCGTCCCAATCGCCCTCCTCGTGCTCTTCCAACCGGAGCTCCGCCGGATGCTCGAACAGTTGGGCCGCGGCAGCGTGCTCCTGGTCGGGTTTACGCCGCACGGACTGGACCGCGAGGCGGCGATCCGGCTCATCAACGACGTCGCCCGGGCGGCCCGGATCCTCGGCTCCCGCAAGATCGGCGCGCTGATCGTGCTGGAGCGCCTCGTCGGGCTGGAAGATTTCATCGAGACGGGGATCCGGGTCGACGCCGTCGTCACCGTGCAGCTCCTGATCAACGTCTTCTACCCGAACACGCCCCTGCACGACGGGGCCGTGATCATCCGCGGCAACCGGCTTGTCGCCGCGGGGTGTCTCCTGCCGTTGAGCGAGCGGCCCGGCATCGCCCGGCCGCTCGGAACCCGGCACCGCGCCGCGATCGGCCTCTCCGAGGTGACGGACGCGCTGGCCGTGGTCGTCTCGGAGGAAACCGGCACGCTCTCGCTCGCGGTGGAAGGCCGCCTGGAGCGCGGGCTCACGGAGGAAGAGTTGAAGGCCCGGCTGCTCACGCTGGCCGCGCTGCCGGGCGCCGGCGGCCGCAACCTCCACGTGCCGGTGGTTCGGGTGCCGCCGCTGCGGGTGCCGGCTGCGTGGGCGCGCCGGCCCGCGCCCACCCGAGGGCGCGAGACATGAATCCGCGCGAGCGCCTTCTCTACATGATCCTCTCGCTGGCCGTGGCCGCCGTGGCGTGGCTCTACGTGGCCACCGCGCAGAACCCGGTCGTCGAGCGGTCCATGACCGTCGATCTCCACGTCCGGGGACTCAGCACCAACCAGGTCCTGGTCCAGCCGCCCCCGTCGCGGGCGCAGGTCCGCCTCTCCGGTCCGCGGTCGGCCGTTGCGCTGCTGTCCCCCGCGCTGCTGGACGCCTCCATCGACCTGAGCGGCCTCCGTCCGGGCGAGCACCGGGTCCCGGTCGTCGTGGCCGCGCCCCCGGAAGTGCGGGCGGTGGCGCAGACACCGCAGGAAGTGCTGGTCGTCCTCGACGCCGTGTCGCGTCAACGGCTGCCGGTGGAGGTCAGCCTGATCGGGAACCTCCCCCAGGGCGTGACCGTCGGGACGCCGCATATCACCCCGCGGTACGTGACCGTCACCGGCGCCGCGACCCAGCTCGACGAGATCCGGCACGCAATCGTGACCGTCGATACAACGAACCTGCGCCAGCAACTCTCGACCTCGCTGCAGGTCCATCTCGTGGATGCGAACGGCCAGGAGATTCGCGGTCCCACCGTCGAGCCGCCCCTCATCACGGCGGAGCTGGCGGTGCGGGAAGGCGTCATCACGAAGGTCGTTCCGGTGGTGCCGGCGATCATGGGCACGCCGGCGCCACCGCTGGCCGTCACGGGGATTTCCACGGATCCGGCGACCGCGACGCTGCGGGGTCCCAGCCTCGCGCTGCAGGACGTCACCGCGGTGCCCACCGCCCCGATCGATTTGCGCCTGGCGCGGGGCGATGTTCAGGAGCAGGTGGCCCTGCAAATCCCCGCCGGCGTGACGTCGTCCGTCGCCCGCGTCCGCGTGGCGGTGTCGATCGGCGGCGGTTCGTTGAGCACGATCTTTCGCGGGGTGCCGGTGCACGTCGTCGGCCTCCGTCCGGGTGTTCGGCCGCGCGTCGAGCCGCCGGCGATCGACGTGCAGATCGAGGGCCCGACGAACGTCGTCGCGCGGCTGACCCCGCAGTCGATCCACGTGGTCGTGGACGCCGGCGGCCGTGGCGCGGGGCGGTATCAGGTCACGCCGCGGGCACAGCTGCCCAGCGGCGTCCGGATCCTGAACTTCCATCCGACGCTGGTCCTCGTGATCCTCACGACCTCGTAGCCCCGTGGGACGTCTCTTCGGCACCGACGGCATCCGGGGCGTGGCGAACGCCGATCTGTCGACAGAACTCGTCGACCGCGTCGCCCGCGCCGCCGTGCACGTGCTGGCCCCCGGGCGCCGGGGCCGGATCGCGATCGGCCGGGACCCGCGGATCTCGGGAGATCTGCTCGAGGCGCAGTTCGCCGCCGGGCTGTGCTCCGCCGGCGCCGACGCGATCCGGCTCGGGGTGCTGCCGA from bacterium encodes:
- the cdaA gene encoding diadenylate cyclase CdaA, whose protein sequence is MAWPFPFRIWDLVDILVVAFVVYQILMLIRGTRAVQLVTGLGLLFLAYVVSRWLGLYTLQWLLSYVGLVVPIALLVLFQPELRRMLEQLGRGSVLLVGFTPHGLDREAAIRLINDVARAARILGSRKIGALIVLERLVGLEDFIETGIRVDAVVTVQLLINVFYPNTPLHDGAVIIRGNRLVAAGCLLPLSERPGIARPLGTRHRAAIGLSEVTDALAVVVSEETGTLSLAVEGRLERGLTEEELKARLLTLAALPGAGGRNLHVPVVRVPPLRVPAAWARRPAPTRGRET
- a CDS encoding NlpC/P60 family protein, which gives rise to MHLVGAIVVALMLALAAAGPAAAAVRYTVAPHDTLYSIARRFEVPLALLVRANGIQDPWHIRVGEVLVIPDRPAGTTARGAVTRPAAPPDAGRPAAAAPPMPAAPMPAAPPDEGRPASLSSPRGASGEIAWAGGAGGESYIVQPGDTLYHLARVHGTTVGALQAANGLGSTALITGQVLRFPAPGPGTALPAIPQSGENAVRGLPVPGPWAPAAGRDRLNGATRRADLAARITASALRYIGTPYVWGGTSASGVDCSGLVVLVYSPYVPDLPRRSYDQWAAGAAVDVADLAPGDLVFFNTDGTGASHVGIYIGDGRFVHPAAGAQRVTVDRLDAPYYAAHYLGARRVL
- a CDS encoding CdaR family protein, whose product is MNPRERLLYMILSLAVAAVAWLYVATAQNPVVERSMTVDLHVRGLSTNQVLVQPPPSRAQVRLSGPRSAVALLSPALLDASIDLSGLRPGEHRVPVVVAAPPEVRAVAQTPQEVLVVLDAVSRQRLPVEVSLIGNLPQGVTVGTPHITPRYVTVTGAATQLDEIRHAIVTVDTTNLRQQLSTSLQVHLVDANGQEIRGPTVEPPLITAELAVREGVITKVVPVVPAIMGTPAPPLAVTGISTDPATATLRGPSLALQDVTAVPTAPIDLRLARGDVQEQVALQIPAGVTSSVARVRVAVSIGGGSLSTIFRGVPVHVVGLRPGVRPRVEPPAIDVQIEGPTNVVARLTPQSIHVVVDAGGRGAGRYQVTPRAQLPSGVRILNFHPTLVLVILTTS
- the argF gene encoding ornithine carbamoyltransferase, producing the protein MGLRGRDFTGILDLSADEIRTLIEASVDLKVRARAGDRPPLLAGKVLALVFEKPSLRTHVTFATGMLQLGGHAVYLGPRDIEMGSRESPSDVAANLERWVDGIAARTFAHETILELARGARVPVINALSDFEHPCQTLATLLTVRERWGRLSDVRITWVGDGNNVLRSLAFAVGKLGLSLTIASPQPYGLDPDSLARARADAARTHATIDVTDDPGKAVAAADLILTDVWTSMGQEQEAVARRRAFAPFQVNPALLAASPPGAVVSHCLPAHRGEEITDEVMDGPRCVAFDEAENRLHSQKALLAAIL